TGGCGGACGGCGATGGCTTAGCCCTTCCAAGGGCCTCAGGCAGTCTCCTGTGCCGCATGTCACCAGAGACTCTTTTTCAGGGCGTGACTGGCAATATGAAGACAGCTGCCAGCAATGTCCTGGTGGCTCTGGCTCGGACGCACTTCACCTTGGTGATGGCCGAGCTCCAGAGCCACCTGAAGGCCACGGGGGACATGTGCAAGGAGTTTGTGCTCGTCACCCTGAGCAAACTCTTCAGCACCTATGGTAGAGTGCCCTCCCCTCCACGCGTGATCTGTGTtgagctgggggctgcagggctgccgcCCCTCCTCCCTCGCTGCTGGGACTCTGACTGTGgccctctccttcctctctgcagctccgCAGTGCATCCCCTTCGTGTGGCTGATGCTGGCCGGCCTGCGCAGTGTGGTGGGCCAGGTGAGGAGTGGCCAGACCCTGCGCATCGCTTGTGCTGGTGAGTGCTGGACCCAGACAGGACAGCCCTTGCACCTCGCCCTGTTGCAGACTCTCACAGGCTCCCTTCTCTcgctctctttttctttaaaaaaaaagaaaaagaaagaaaaaaattaattattattgttatttttttaattttgttttttcagttgtgaaacAGTGGCTGGATGGATTGAAGATTCACTTGTCCTCTGGAATGCAATGCCCCTGGCCTGCCATGGAGAAAGAGCAGATCTATGAGAACCTTCAcgagctgctcttctctgtgctgaggaactggcaggactgccaggaggaggaggtgagccTTGCTGCACTCCCAACCCAGGATGGCAGCGGGGGTACCCatgtcagcagctctgtgggtgCCCAGTGGGCTGACAGCCGAGGAGTGATGAGAGGGAGTGGGCTGGCTCTGCAAAGGGCCCTGAAATGGCTCTgtgccagggagcag
This region of Meleagris gallopavo isolate NT-WF06-2002-E0010 breed Aviagen turkey brand Nicholas breeding stock unplaced genomic scaffold, Turkey_5.1 ChrUn_random_7180001935616, whole genome shotgun sequence genomic DNA includes:
- the LOC109364902 gene encoding maestro heat-like repeat-containing protein family member 2A: MSPETLFQGVTGNMKTAASNVLVALARTHFTLVMAELQSHLKATGDMCKEFVLVTLSKLFSTYAPQCIPFVWLMLAGLRSVVGQVRSGQTLRIACAVVKQWLDGLKIHLSSGMQCPWPAMEKEQIYENLHELLFSVLRNWQDCQEEEDKQAVLGAVAAMLAVLLQEELHREHVWEQLLWLVHPCQEIQDTCRVAKVRRCAGLRVDMGPVQVP